From the genome of Sulfurovum riftiae, one region includes:
- a CDS encoding sensor histidine kinase, producing MNDLEKKSFYSFLGLYIISSFLFLSLIGFWYYTAQKHALENEIHYKLEHIADRMAGEIVMAHMHGAPRKKMEIPKDIEFALIDTKGKVVEGKLVKPDVTITPGYFTVDDYNILISDAPKEHLNISYVVVQSNTLKEKLHMLKDSVLIILGFVSFVIVVIAWVLSKLFMKPVRQRVEQIERFINDVTHELNTPITSLSMSTDQALKAGECTNKTLKNISISTKQLYDIYRSLTYLNFSSNTEIPEVIDVKEVLLRSIDYYSGLAEIKRIEFHVEAEETLFAIPEAQLSLLFGNLIGNAIKYSSPRSKIEISLKEKMFRIRDYGIGIDPKQKKEIFEKFKRGTSYSGGFGIGLSIVKEICNEYGIEVELDSVLGEGTEFRLKF from the coding sequence ATGAATGATCTTGAAAAAAAGTCCTTTTACTCCTTTCTGGGGCTCTATATCATCTCCTCCTTTCTGTTCCTTTCGCTCATAGGCTTCTGGTACTATACCGCGCAGAAACATGCTTTGGAGAATGAGATACACTACAAGCTGGAACATATTGCAGACAGGATGGCTGGAGAGATCGTCATGGCACATATGCATGGTGCTCCCCGGAAGAAGATGGAGATCCCCAAAGATATTGAGTTTGCACTCATCGATACAAAAGGAAAGGTCGTAGAAGGAAAGCTGGTCAAACCCGATGTAACGATCACGCCGGGCTATTTTACCGTCGATGATTACAACATCCTCATTTCGGATGCCCCAAAAGAACATTTGAACATCTCCTATGTGGTCGTCCAGTCCAATACCTTAAAAGAGAAACTTCATATGCTGAAGGATTCCGTGCTGATCATACTGGGATTCGTCTCTTTTGTCATCGTGGTCATAGCATGGGTACTCTCAAAACTCTTTATGAAACCGGTGCGCCAACGTGTAGAGCAGATCGAGCGTTTTATCAACGATGTGACCCATGAGCTCAATACGCCCATTACCTCTCTTTCCATGTCTACGGATCAGGCTTTGAAAGCAGGGGAGTGTACGAACAAAACGCTGAAGAACATCTCCATCAGTACCAAACAGCTTTATGACATTTACCGCTCATTGACCTATCTGAACTTTTCCTCCAATACAGAGATCCCCGAAGTGATCGATGTCAAAGAGGTTCTGCTGCGAAGTATCGACTACTACAGCGGGCTGGCGGAGATCAAGCGTATTGAGTTCCATGTAGAGGCGGAAGAGACACTGTTCGCCATACCCGAAGCACAGCTCTCCCTGCTGTTTGGTAATCTCATAGGCAATGCCATCAAATACTCTTCTCCACGGTCGAAAATAGAGATCTCTCTGAAAGAGAAGATGTTCCGTATCAGGGACTATGGTATCGGAATAGATCCTAAACAGAAAAAGGAGATCTTTGAAAAGTTTAAAAGAGGGACATCCTACTCCGGAGGGTTTGGTATAGGTTTGAGTATCGTCAAAGAGATATGCAATGAGTACGGTATAGAAGTTGAACTTGATTCTGTTTTGGGTGAGGGTACAGAGTTCAGGTTGAAATTTTAA
- a CDS encoding RrF2 family transcriptional regulator has protein sequence MTGISSKTIYAVAALHELSMIQNDAVLKIKAIAERANVPQNFLEQILLELRKQNILHSVKGAHGGYRLAKQLKDITLKDIVMVLETDALSDVCRTNNPTLKLFWEDIREGVANVFDMPLSELKNYQQKANHTLNYSI, from the coding sequence ATGACAGGAATTTCATCTAAAACGATCTACGCAGTTGCGGCACTTCATGAACTCAGTATGATACAGAATGATGCCGTTCTTAAAATAAAAGCTATCGCAGAACGGGCAAACGTACCACAAAACTTTCTGGAACAGATACTGCTTGAACTGAGAAAACAGAATATTCTTCATAGTGTCAAGGGTGCACATGGCGGATACAGACTGGCGAAACAGCTGAAAGATATCACCCTGAAAGATATTGTAATGGTCCTCGAGACCGATGCGCTTTCCGATGTATGCCGAACCAACAATCCCACCCTGAAACTCTTCTGGGAAGACATCAGGGAAGGTGTGGCCAATGTGTTTGATATGCCGCTCTCTGAACTCAAAAACTATCAGCAAAAAGCCAATCATACATTGAACTACTCCATATAG